In Zingiber officinale cultivar Zhangliang chromosome 1A, Zo_v1.1, whole genome shotgun sequence, a genomic segment contains:
- the LOC122038413 gene encoding RING-H2 finger protein ATL79-like, producing the protein MAESRADTATVAHYPHPPAASTSNVTDSKWGPYSSFGDFGANMAIVLASLFCTTLLAFSLAAAVRLLLRRFRRRCQPLEKPEMEAELPVIAPALVFSARGTKLAGAAPECAICLAEFAEGDAVRVLPACGHGFHVLCVEQWLVTRRTCPTCRRTCRDEEVK; encoded by the coding sequence ATGGCGGAGTCGCGGGCAGACACTGCCACAGTCGCCCACTACCCTCATCCGCCGGCAGCGAGCACCAGCAACGTCACAGACAGCAAGTGGGGCCCCTACTCCAGCTTCGGGGATTTTGGCGCCAACATGGCCATCGTCCTCGCCTCCCTCTTCTGCACCACCCTCCTCGCCTTCTCCCTCGCCGCCGCAGTCCGACTCCTCCTCCGCCGCTTCCGACGGCGGTGCCAGCCTCTCGAGAAACCGGAGATGGAGGCGGAGCTACCGGTGATAGCTCCGGCTTTGGTGTTCTCGGCGAGGGGGACGAAGCTGGCCGGGGCGGCGCCAGAGTGCGCCATCTGCCTAGCGGAGTTTGCGGAGGGAGACGCCGTGCGGGTGCTGCCGGCGTGCGGCCACGGTTTCCACGTCCTGTGCGTCGAGCAGTGGCTGGTGACGAGGAGAACGTGCCCGACGTGCCGCCGGACCTGCCGTGACGAAGAGGTGAAATAA